In Pseudodesulfovibrio sp. S3, one DNA window encodes the following:
- the lysS gene encoding lysine--tRNA ligase, with protein MLEALQAKDELNSVIKTRVEKACLLLDENIDLYPNDFRRDNEIDAILKEHGGTDGEVLEKTDFEFTIAGRVVSYRSFGKVTFFHMQDRGGKIQVYAARDELGTEAYQLFKKTDIGDIVGVTGCLFRTKTGELTIKTQKFRLLTKSMRPLPEKYHGLKDVETRYRQRYVDLIVTPKTKEIFKARTAIIRELRDILDEKGFMEVETPMMQAIPGGATAKPFETHHNALDMKLYMRIAPELYLKRLLVGGFERVYEINRNFRNEGTSTQHNPEFTMLEFYWAYATFEDLMDLTEEMFSRIAEKVTGSPVVPYQGAQIDLSVGAWTRMPFHESLEKIGGVPAEVYADYDKCSALVKEKGEKVVTGEKLGKLQAKLFDILVEPKLVQPHFIYHYPTDISPLSRRNENNPDITDRFELFMTGRELANAFSELNDPVDQRGRFAIQVEEKEAGDEEAHFMDEDYVRALEYGMPPAAGQGIGIDRLVMLLTDSASIREVILFPLLRPEAG; from the coding sequence ATGCTTGAGGCCCTTCAGGCCAAGGACGAGTTGAATTCCGTTATCAAGACTCGCGTTGAAAAAGCGTGCCTTCTTCTGGATGAAAACATAGACCTCTATCCTAACGACTTCCGACGCGATAACGAGATAGATGCTATCTTGAAGGAGCATGGCGGAACCGACGGAGAGGTTTTGGAAAAAACGGACTTCGAGTTCACCATTGCGGGCCGTGTCGTTTCCTATCGTTCTTTCGGTAAGGTCACCTTCTTTCACATGCAGGACCGGGGCGGTAAGATTCAGGTCTATGCCGCCAGGGACGAGCTTGGCACTGAAGCGTACCAGCTGTTCAAGAAGACGGACATCGGCGATATCGTCGGTGTGACCGGTTGCTTGTTCAGGACAAAGACCGGCGAACTGACAATCAAGACCCAAAAGTTCCGGCTGCTGACAAAGTCCATGCGGCCTTTGCCCGAGAAGTACCACGGGCTCAAGGACGTCGAGACACGGTATCGTCAGAGGTACGTGGATCTGATCGTTACGCCGAAGACCAAGGAAATATTCAAGGCCAGGACTGCCATCATCCGTGAATTGCGTGATATCCTGGATGAAAAGGGTTTCATGGAAGTGGAGACTCCCATGATGCAGGCCATCCCCGGCGGAGCAACGGCCAAGCCGTTCGAGACGCATCACAATGCCTTGGACATGAAGCTGTACATGCGTATCGCGCCCGAGCTTTATCTCAAGCGGCTTCTGGTGGGCGGGTTCGAACGCGTTTACGAGATCAATCGGAATTTTCGCAATGAAGGCACATCCACACAGCACAATCCCGAATTCACCATGCTCGAATTCTACTGGGCGTATGCCACATTCGAGGATTTGATGGATCTGACCGAGGAGATGTTTTCACGCATTGCCGAAAAGGTCACAGGTTCTCCGGTCGTTCCGTATCAGGGGGCGCAGATTGATCTGTCCGTCGGTGCTTGGACGCGGATGCCTTTTCATGAGTCCCTGGAAAAAATCGGCGGTGTTCCGGCCGAGGTCTATGCCGACTACGACAAGTGTAGCGCCCTGGTGAAAGAGAAGGGCGAAAAGGTCGTTACGGGCGAAAAGCTCGGCAAGCTTCAGGCCAAACTCTTTGATATCCTGGTCGAGCCAAAGCTTGTCCAGCCGCATTTTATCTACCACTATCCCACGGATATATCTCCGTTGTCCCGGCGCAACGAGAACAACCCCGACATAACTGATCGCTTTGAGCTGTTCATGACCGGGCGCGAGTTGGCGAATGCCTTTTCGGAACTCAATGATCCTGTTGATCAACGCGGTCGTTTTGCGATTCAGGTGGAGGAAAAGGAGGCAGGCGACGAAGAGGCCCACTTCATGGATGAGGACTATGTCCGCGCCCTTGAGTACGGTATGCCCCCCGCCGCAGGACAGGGCATCGGCATCGATCGCCTTGTCATGCTGCTGACGGACAGCGCGTCCATCCGTGAGGTCATCCTGTTTCCGTTGCTCAGGCCGGAGGCCGGTTAG
- a CDS encoding lipoprotein-releasing ABC transporter permease subunit: MRFETFIALRYLFALRKQSFISVISLFAVCGVAIGVGALIVVIGVMNGFSTDLRDKILGVNAHILVTSLRGGINDYEKLAAEAIQVPGVIGVTPFVYSEVMLSTRSGVKGVVLRGIDPTTSDSVLSLSKDMVSGDIMRLADNGDFPGIIIGSELAKRLGLTEGSDVNLLSPSGRSSAAGFTPKIRRFTVAGIFRTGMFEYDSSLGYVSIPAARQLLGFKGDLVSGLEISVDDVYNVKDISEALRERVASFTVYVRNWQEMNANLFAALELEKSAMFIILAMIVLVGSFSIVTTLVMLVIQKTKDIAVLMSIGADSGSIRNIFMLQGTFIGLAGTVFGFLIGVPVSLLLKKYQFIKLPSNVYPVDYLPVRLEAFDMFAIGAAAFLLCFVATIYPARRAAALSPSEALRYE, translated from the coding sequence ATGCGATTTGAAACCTTTATCGCACTCAGATATCTGTTCGCACTGCGCAAGCAGTCATTCATTTCCGTCATCTCCCTCTTTGCCGTCTGCGGCGTGGCCATAGGTGTGGGGGCGTTGATTGTGGTCATCGGTGTAATGAATGGTTTTTCTACCGACTTGCGTGACAAGATCCTGGGCGTCAACGCCCACATCCTGGTGACATCCCTTCGCGGTGGGATCAACGATTACGAAAAATTGGCGGCAGAAGCGATACAGGTCCCGGGCGTCATAGGTGTGACGCCCTTCGTCTATTCGGAAGTCATGTTGTCCACCCGTTCGGGAGTCAAGGGTGTTGTCCTCCGGGGCATAGATCCGACGACTTCGGATTCGGTTTTGTCTCTTTCCAAGGATATGGTCAGCGGCGACATCATGCGCTTGGCAGACAACGGGGATTTCCCGGGTATTATCATCGGTTCGGAACTGGCGAAACGGCTCGGATTGACTGAAGGGTCCGATGTGAATCTTCTTTCGCCGTCCGGTCGTTCCAGCGCGGCAGGTTTCACTCCCAAGATCCGCCGCTTCACGGTGGCTGGCATTTTTCGGACAGGTATGTTCGAATATGATTCGTCCCTAGGATATGTCAGCATCCCGGCTGCCCGCCAGCTCCTGGGTTTCAAGGGGGACTTGGTTTCCGGTTTGGAAATCAGCGTGGATGATGTGTATAATGTAAAGGATATTTCCGAAGCCCTGCGGGAGCGGGTTGCTTCCTTTACGGTGTACGTTCGTAATTGGCAGGAGATGAATGCCAATCTTTTCGCTGCGTTGGAACTTGAGAAGTCGGCCATGTTTATCATTTTGGCCATGATCGTCCTGGTGGGGTCTTTCAGTATTGTCACAACGTTGGTTATGCTGGTAATACAAAAAACCAAGGACATAGCGGTACTTATGTCCATCGGGGCGGACAGTGGAAGTATCCGAAATATTTTCATGCTCCAGGGGACGTTCATCGGTCTGGCCGGAACGGTGTTTGGTTTTCTCATAGGCGTGCCGGTCAGTCTGCTGCTGAAAAAATATCAGTTCATCAAGCTGCCGAGCAATGTCTATCCTGTGGATTATCTTCCCGTTCGGTTGGAGGCATTTGACATGTTCGCGATTGGGGCAGCAGCCTTTTTGTTGTGTTTCGTGGCAACCATTTATCCCGCTCGACGGGCAGCAGCCCTGAGCCCCTCCGAGGCCTTGCGTTATGAATAA
- a CDS encoding ABC transporter ATP-binding protein, translated as MNNEAIYKLVAVSKTFDGPSEVVRVLKSVDLTINRGESLAILGASGSGKTTLLHMLGTLDDVTSGEILLNGVNIGSLGSRRRAELRNREIGFVFQFHHLLPEFSTLENVAMPAFIAGKGRSEGMRLAREALDMVGLSHRVEHKVTTLSGGERQRAAIARAILLRPKVLLADEPTGNLDEENGTKISELLVSLNNELGMTFVVVTHNPELAGMMHRRVELRSGELYAH; from the coding sequence ATGAATAACGAGGCTATATACAAGTTGGTTGCCGTGAGTAAGACGTTTGACGGTCCCTCTGAGGTCGTTCGCGTGCTCAAGAGTGTGGATTTGACCATCAACAGGGGAGAATCCTTGGCAATTCTGGGAGCTTCCGGCTCGGGCAAAACAACGCTTCTACACATGCTTGGAACCCTTGATGATGTTACAAGCGGAGAGATATTGTTGAACGGTGTTAATATTGGCTCCTTGGGGAGCAGGAGACGGGCGGAACTGCGGAACCGGGAGATTGGTTTTGTCTTTCAGTTTCATCACTTATTGCCGGAGTTCTCTACGTTGGAGAACGTGGCTATGCCCGCGTTTATTGCAGGCAAGGGGCGTTCGGAAGGAATGCGTCTTGCAAGGGAAGCGCTTGACATGGTTGGACTTAGCCACAGGGTTGAACATAAGGTGACGACGCTTTCCGGTGGCGAAAGGCAGCGAGCGGCTATTGCTCGGGCTATTTTGCTTCGTCCTAAAGTCCTGCTCGCCGATGAACCCACCGGCAATCTCGACGAGGAAAACGGTACTAAGATCAGTGAATTACTGGTTTCTCTCAATAACGAATTAGGCATGACCTTTGTTGTCGTTACTCATAATCCGGAGCTTGCGGGTATGATGCATCGGCGCGTTGAATTGCGTTCAGGAGAACTCTATGCTCATTAA